In the Deinococcus reticulitermitis genome, one interval contains:
- a CDS encoding adenylosuccinate synthase, whose protein sequence is MPGIAIVGAQWGDEGKGKIVDFLAPEAQYVVRYQGGANAGHTVNAGGKTFKLNLLPSGVLHAGATSVLGDGMVIDPEKFLEERRQLMEGGLDPVLRISDRAHIVLPHHKYVDGRKDFVGTTGKGIGPAYADRARRVGIRFGDLLDEGVLRERVERLLEAKPNSTRDAGWTSVEKGMEALAPIRDGLAPFIADTGAELRGAIKAGQNVLFEGAQATLLDLNYGTYPFVTSSHPTVGGILVGAGVNHKAIHKVYGVAKAFNTRVGHGPFVTELHDEAGILRLRGDGSQPWDEYGTTTGRPRRVGWLDLELLRYAVDVNGLDGLVINKMDILSGMETVPVCVAYGSGGQPVYRQMKGWASTDGASSRETLPKEAQAYLDLIEETVNCPVVIFSAGPEREKTYGAVNWG, encoded by the coding sequence ATGCCCGGAATAGCAATTGTCGGTGCCCAGTGGGGCGATGAGGGGAAGGGGAAGATCGTCGATTTTCTGGCGCCGGAAGCCCAGTACGTGGTGCGCTATCAGGGCGGGGCCAACGCGGGCCACACGGTCAACGCGGGGGGCAAGACCTTCAAGCTCAACCTGCTGCCGAGCGGCGTCCTGCACGCGGGGGCCACCAGCGTCCTCGGCGACGGCATGGTGATCGACCCCGAGAAGTTTCTCGAGGAGCGGCGCCAGCTGATGGAAGGCGGCCTCGACCCGGTGCTGAGAATCAGCGACCGGGCGCATATCGTGCTGCCGCACCACAAGTACGTGGACGGGCGCAAGGACTTTGTGGGGACCACCGGCAAGGGCATCGGCCCCGCCTACGCCGATCGGGCGCGGCGGGTGGGCATCCGGTTTGGAGACCTCCTCGACGAGGGCGTGCTGCGAGAGCGCGTCGAGCGTCTGCTCGAAGCCAAACCCAACTCCACCCGCGACGCGGGGTGGACGAGCGTGGAGAAGGGGATGGAGGCCCTCGCGCCGATCCGCGACGGGCTCGCGCCCTTCATCGCCGACACCGGGGCCGAGCTCCGTGGGGCGATCAAGGCCGGCCAGAACGTGCTGTTCGAGGGGGCACAGGCCACCTTGCTCGACCTGAACTACGGCACCTACCCGTTCGTGACCTCGTCTCACCCGACGGTGGGCGGCATCCTGGTGGGCGCCGGCGTGAACCACAAGGCGATCCACAAGGTCTACGGCGTCGCCAAGGCGTTCAACACCCGCGTCGGTCACGGCCCCTTCGTCACCGAGCTGCACGATGAGGCCGGCATCCTGCGCCTGCGCGGCGACGGCTCGCAGCCCTGGGACGAGTACGGCACCACCACCGGCCGCCCGCGCCGGGTGGGCTGGCTCGACCTCGAACTGCTGCGCTACGCGGTGGACGTGAACGGCCTCGACGGCCTCGTGATCAACAAGATGGACATCCTGAGCGGCATGGAGACTGTTCCAGTCTGCGTCGCCTATGGCAGCGGGGGCCAGCCGGTCTACCGGCAGATGAAGGGGTGGGCGAGCACCGACGGCGCGAGCAGCCGTGAGACGCTTCCCAAAGAAGCCCAGGCCTACCTCGACCTGATCGAGGAGACCGTGAACTGCCCGGTCGTGATCTTCTCGGCGGGTCCCGAGCGCGAGAAGACCTACGGCGCCGTGAACTGGGGGTAA
- the folE gene encoding GTP cyclohydrolase I FolE, whose product MLYTRLALETSPVTPPEDALRDDPPGLPGLGDLTRAWLSAIGEDPDREGLTRTPQRVARAWAHLTAGYHQTLAEVVGEGVFAAEGSEMVIVKDIEFYSMCEHHMLPFYGRAHVAYIPREKILGLSKFARIVDLYSRRLQVQERVTTQVADAVEELLAPKGVAVLMEGIHLCMAMRGVQKQNSSTTTSAMRGLFRSDPRTRAEFMSAVQVTLRGR is encoded by the coding sequence ATGCTCTACACTCGGCTCGCTTTGGAGACCTCGCCCGTGACGCCCCCCGAAGACGCTCTCAGAGATGACCCGCCGGGCCTTCCCGGCCTGGGCGACCTGACCCGCGCGTGGCTCTCGGCCATCGGTGAAGACCCCGACCGCGAGGGCCTGACCCGGACGCCGCAGCGCGTCGCCAGGGCGTGGGCGCACCTGACGGCCGGCTACCATCAGACGCTCGCCGAGGTGGTGGGCGAGGGCGTGTTCGCCGCCGAGGGCAGCGAGATGGTGATCGTCAAGGACATCGAGTTCTATTCCATGTGCGAGCACCACATGCTGCCCTTCTATGGCCGCGCGCACGTCGCCTACATCCCGCGCGAGAAGATCCTGGGGCTGAGCAAATTCGCCCGCATCGTGGACCTCTACTCGCGGCGCTTGCAGGTGCAGGAGCGCGTCACGACCCAGGTGGCCGACGCGGTGGAGGAACTGCTCGCGCCCAAGGGTGTGGCCGTGCTGATGGAGGGCATTCACCTGTGCATGGCGATGCGCGGCGTGCAGAAGCAGAATTCGAGCACCACCACCTCGGCGATGCGCGGGTTGTTCCGCTCCGACCCCCGCACCCGCGCCGAGTTCATGAGCGCGGTGCAGGTCACGCTGCGCGGGCGCTGA
- a CDS encoding dihydrolipoamide acetyltransferase family protein codes for MKEILLPELAESVVEGEILKWLVNEGDTIAAEQPLCEVMTDKVTVELPSPVAGVLHKRLANEGDVVAVHAVIALIDEGGGAAGTASAGTAPSATQAIQDSAENPATVDAQLPAQAQEEREQVGGSIVEAGHIAKADDDSSSLFKAFASDEQVKVQGLSQRGAAAPVPSAAPEPEPAPGTGRVLAVPAARQLARELGIDLGTVSGSGPNGRIRVQDVLAHRDAAQTPVTQAPVAQIPAQVQAPAVSPAPAAPAKPAGALAAPSVHLPAPVPYRTPKGYEHLEERVPLRGMRRAISNQMQASHLYTVRTLTVDEVNLTKLVEFRERVRGEASAAGVKLSYLPFIFKAITVALKKYPSLNTSFDEASGEIVQKRYYHLGMAVATEAGLTVPVIKDVDRKSVFDLARDVVDLAGRANAGKLQADELAGSCFSVTNIGSIGALFSFPIINVPDAAILGVHSIQKRPIVDEHDNIVVAHMMYLSLSFDHRLVDGAEAARFCKEVIRLLENPDRLMLEGF; via the coding sequence ATGAAAGAAATCCTGCTTCCTGAACTTGCTGAGAGCGTCGTCGAGGGTGAAATCCTCAAGTGGCTGGTGAATGAGGGCGACACCATCGCCGCCGAACAACCGCTGTGCGAGGTCATGACCGACAAGGTGACGGTCGAGCTGCCGAGTCCCGTCGCCGGCGTCCTGCACAAGCGCCTCGCCAACGAGGGCGACGTGGTGGCCGTTCACGCCGTGATCGCTTTGATCGACGAGGGCGGCGGCGCGGCGGGCACGGCGTCTGCGGGTACGGCCCCCAGCGCCACCCAGGCGATTCAGGACAGCGCCGAGAACCCGGCGACGGTGGACGCCCAGCTTCCGGCCCAGGCGCAGGAGGAACGCGAGCAGGTGGGCGGCAGCATCGTGGAGGCTGGCCACATCGCCAAGGCAGACGACGACTCGTCGAGCCTGTTCAAGGCCTTCGCCTCTGACGAGCAGGTGAAGGTGCAGGGCCTCAGTCAGCGTGGCGCGGCGGCTCCAGTGCCCAGCGCGGCGCCGGAGCCGGAGCCGGCTCCCGGCACAGGCCGCGTGCTCGCCGTGCCAGCGGCCCGGCAGCTCGCCCGCGAACTCGGGATCGACCTGGGCACGGTGTCGGGGAGCGGGCCCAATGGCCGCATCCGCGTGCAGGACGTGCTCGCTCACCGTGACGCGGCCCAGACGCCTGTGACTCAGGCTCCTGTCGCCCAGATCCCGGCTCAGGTGCAGGCGCCTGCGGTTTCCCCGGCCCCGGCGGCCCCGGCCAAGCCCGCCGGAGCGCTCGCGGCGCCCTCGGTCCACCTGCCCGCTCCCGTGCCCTACCGCACGCCCAAGGGCTACGAGCACCTCGAAGAGCGCGTTCCCCTGCGCGGGATGCGCCGGGCGATCTCGAACCAGATGCAGGCCTCGCACCTCTACACCGTCCGTACCCTGACGGTGGATGAGGTGAACCTGACCAAACTCGTCGAGTTCCGCGAGCGCGTCAGGGGCGAGGCGAGCGCGGCGGGCGTGAAGCTCTCGTACCTGCCGTTCATCTTCAAGGCGATCACGGTGGCGCTGAAGAAGTACCCCAGCCTGAATACCTCCTTCGACGAGGCGAGCGGCGAGATCGTCCAGAAGCGCTACTACCACCTCGGGATGGCCGTCGCCACCGAGGCCGGCCTGACCGTCCCCGTGATCAAGGACGTGGACCGCAAGAGCGTCTTCGACCTCGCGCGCGACGTGGTGGACCTCGCGGGCCGCGCCAACGCCGGCAAGCTCCAGGCCGACGAACTCGCGGGCAGCTGCTTCTCGGTCACCAACATCGGCTCGATCGGGGCGCTGTTTTCCTTCCCGATCATCAACGTGCCCGACGCCGCGATTCTGGGTGTGCACTCGATCCAGAAACGGCCCATCGTGGACGAGCACGACAACATCGTCGTAGCGCACATGATGTACCTCTCGCTCTCCTTCGATCACCGCCTGGTGGACGGCGCCGAGGCCGCGCGCTTCTGCAAGGAAGTGATCCGGCTGCTCGAAAACCCCGACCGGCTGATGCTCGAAGGGTTCTGA
- the glyA gene encoding serine hydroxymethyltransferase, with amino-acid sequence MTTAEKPAAARDTAVFDLIAQEAERQRTGLELIASENFTSAAVREAQGSVLTNKYAEGYPGKRWYGGCEVVDQVEQLAIDRVKELFGAAWANVQPHSGSSANLAVYNALIEPGSVVLGMDLSHGGHLTHGNPVNFSGLRYQIVGYKLDPETERIDMAEVRRLAHEHRPKMIIAGASAYSRSIDFAPFREIADEVGAYLFADIAHIAGLIAAGVHPNALPHAHVVASTTHKTLRGPRGGIILSNDPELGAKIDRAVFPGYQGGPLEHVIAAKAVAFGEALQPEFKVYAAQVIRNAQALAAAFQEKGYRVVSGGTDNHLFVLDLRPQGLNGTKATRRLDANHITISKSTLPYDTEKILHGGGIRIGTPAVTTRGMTEAHMPVIADLIDRALKGEAVKAEVHAFVSEFPLP; translated from the coding sequence ATGACAACCGCCGAGAAGCCCGCTGCCGCCCGCGACACGGCGGTGTTCGACCTGATCGCGCAGGAAGCCGAGCGGCAGCGCACGGGCCTGGAACTGATCGCCTCCGAGAACTTCACGTCGGCGGCGGTGCGCGAAGCCCAGGGCAGCGTGCTCACGAACAAGTACGCCGAAGGCTACCCCGGCAAGCGCTGGTACGGCGGCTGCGAGGTGGTCGATCAGGTCGAGCAGCTCGCCATCGACCGGGTGAAGGAACTCTTCGGCGCGGCTTGGGCCAACGTGCAGCCGCACTCGGGGTCGAGCGCCAACCTCGCGGTATACAACGCCCTGATCGAGCCGGGGTCGGTCGTGCTGGGCATGGACCTCTCGCACGGCGGGCACCTGACGCACGGCAACCCGGTGAACTTCTCGGGCCTGCGCTACCAGATCGTCGGCTACAAGCTCGACCCCGAGACCGAGCGCATCGATATGGCGGAGGTGCGCCGCCTCGCCCACGAGCACCGGCCCAAGATGATCATCGCCGGGGCGAGCGCGTACAGCCGCAGCATCGACTTTGCACCGTTCCGGGAGATCGCCGACGAGGTGGGGGCCTACCTCTTTGCCGACATCGCCCACATCGCCGGCCTGATCGCGGCGGGGGTGCATCCCAATGCGCTGCCGCACGCGCACGTTGTCGCCTCGACCACCCACAAGACCCTCAGGGGCCCGCGTGGCGGCATCATCCTGAGCAACGATCCCGAACTCGGCGCGAAGATCGACCGCGCCGTCTTCCCGGGGTATCAGGGCGGCCCCCTCGAACACGTGATCGCGGCCAAGGCAGTGGCCTTCGGGGAAGCGTTGCAGCCCGAGTTCAAGGTGTACGCCGCGCAGGTGATCAGGAACGCGCAGGCGCTCGCTGCCGCATTTCAGGAGAAGGGCTACCGCGTCGTCTCGGGCGGCACCGACAACCACCTGTTCGTGCTGGATTTGCGTCCCCAGGGCCTCAACGGAACCAAGGCGACCCGGCGCCTCGACGCCAACCACATCACCATCTCCAAGTCCACGCTGCCCTACGACACCGAGAAGATCCTGCACGGCGGCGGTATCCGCATCGGCACGCCCGCCGTCACCACCCGCGGCATGACCGAGGCGCATATGCCGGTGATCGCGGACCTGATCGACCGGGCGCTTAAGGGTGAGGCGGTGAAGGCGGAAGTGCATGCGTTTGTCTCGGAGTTCCCGCTGCCCTGA